The Leishmania infantum JPCM5 genome chromosome 17 genome segment CTACTTCACCTCCGCGAGAGTGCTGGTGTCGACTCCGGCGCAGCACGTTTGATGCTGACAGTGATGAAGCCGATGGCAGGtagcgctggcgcagcacgcacagtCGTGATGTCACCTCACTTGAAGTCGAACCTGGAGCATTCGCAGACGGATCgatatgcgtgtgtgcgccaccgGTGGCGGGGCCGGTTGCGATGACACCCAAATTGGCCGCCGCCAGCCCAGTTTCCTCTGCAGGCGCGTCCCTTCTCTGCTCATCCTCCATCCGCCATGACCGAGCCTCTCGCCAGCGCAgggccacgcacacacgcggcaGGGGGGCCATGGGGACGCGGTCGCATCGGTTGCGCTCCATCAAAGTGGGGTTTTGTACAGGAGGTGAGTGAGTGagtcgcggcgcagcagcgtatCGGTGTTCGTTTCTATCAGATCAATCAGCATGCATCGCCTcaacgtgcgtgtgtgcgcgtgtgtgtctgaaGTGTGCGGCGGAagcctctctcgctctgtcccccccccgcgcgcGCTTTGTGAAGACGGAGGAAAACGGTGAAGGCCAGCCAGTACagcgagagaaaagagcagatggcgagtgtgtgtgctgctgctgctgttggaATAACGCTGCGATGTAGGGCGCCCTGCTTGACAACGCGCGGTGGCCCGTACTGGGAGCAGCTGTTcccacgcatgcacacaagcacactcccccttcccttaAGCGGTGGAGAGTCAAGACACCCGAGACCCCTGCAGGAAAAGGCGAGGCGACTCCCGAAGGGGCCGCTGTTTCTGCGCCAGCGATGCGGAAGAAGACAAGGAGCAAAGAGAAGTGCGGGGCGAGGACAACGGCCACCGCCCGGAGACGTGTCTCTTCCGCCTCTCCGGCCCCTGTGCCTTCGCTTCCCGTTCTCGTTGTGCTGGTGCTGATGGCTGTCGCTCGATTCTTTTCGTTCGTTACTCggtggaagagaggagaggcggcgcacactGCAGCCGCGTGGTGCCGCGTCCGCAGAGCACGAGAGGCacgggcaaaaaaaaagaaaaaagggacCGAGTAAGATGTAAAGCACCAcgcggggagagggagaagacgtATAAGAGAGGCaacggaggagaaggagggagggagaggttCCGCACAACGCACAACGCACCAggcagccacacacacacacacacacacaccactcCCAACCCcacccttctctctcgctctcttctctgacacacacatacacgtgtGTGTTCGTGAGACCCCGATGGTGATGGCGAGGCGATTGTtcacaggcacgcacagccTGTGATACGCAggcaagcagctgcgcacgcacgcggaaaccgcacagcgagagaggggaaggcggACTACATAAACTTTTTTCCTTTCGGCCATTCTACCAGGATCAGGTCAAACGAagatgcgcacgcacacaaccgTAGCTCAtcagcctctctctctcgctgccgctgaatCCGGCCATGTGTCTAACGAACGCTTCGTGTCCTtgctcgccctcttcttgGCACACATGCTGCGTGATTAGCACGAGACAGACGCTCGGGTGGACTGCATGCCTTGATCCAAGCGGGCCGCGTCCAAGGGTCTGCtcgggggcggtggtggtggcgtcTGTGGCTTGGGTATTAGGGGGTGATGTAGGCGCATGCTGGATGAGCTCAAGGGGGAAGCTGGCCAGCCTCAGGTCAGGGTTCTCTGAAACCCTCTAATCTTCCTGAGCCGCTTCAAGCCGCAGCGTCCCATAGTACGACGTGAATGCTCTTCATATGGGAAGCTGGAGGACTCGATGGTGTTCTCGGCATGCTTCTGGCACCCGTGCCCCATCAGCCCATCCCGGTCGGGATGTAGGAGACGCCGCATGTGTTTGCACACATGCATTGTGGGGTTCATTGTTATAGATCTCCTCGTGCCGTTCTCGTCTATCATTCGTGCTCCTTCTGGCCTCTGGATGCCTTGCTCGTATTCGATACGCCATGCCAGCGGTGCTTGAcagtgcgtgcgcacagtgctCGCACCATTGGACCCTGGGGCCTGCTCCAGAACGATGTTGTTGTCTGGAGGAGTGGGAGCCTGGACGGCTtgcacgcatgcgccgcgacaGTTGGGACGCTGCTATGAGTCTGTGGCGGAACGGGGGCATTTCGCCCTCTCCTGAATCCGCAGGCCTCTGACGGGAGCGGGGTGCGTCCAGCGACGGGGGGCCCGCGCGCCAGCGTGGGCCAGCGCACAAAGAGCTCATAGCCTGTCGTCCTGAAGGGTGGTCCGGGGCCGCCATGCACACGCGACAGTGGAAGCCCGTGCGGCGCGGGTGAGACGCGCTTCATCAGGCCATCGCGTGCACGATCGCATAGCGTGAAGCCAGGTGCGCCTTGAGCGTCGCGTAGTTCGCCAATCGCGCGTGGCATGCGGGGCACAATGCCGGGTCAGGCGCCTTCGCAGCAAAGCAcaggcgggggtgggggtgggggtaaCCCCCCCAAAGgccagcggagcagcggGCAGCACATCATCCGCACCCCGCCTAGTCGCTGCCagccgcccgccgctgcagggaTCCAAAGTGCGGGCAGGTGCCGGTGCGGAGctgggggaggagggtcTCCCTGTCGCCTCGCCAGCTCAGCATCCTTGTTTTTCCGGTGTGggacagccgccgccaaggagcTCTTGTAgctgcgtgccgcagcgTGTAGCTCTATTTCGAGGGGTGTTGACCTGGCGTCTGAAACCGATGACCGGGTCTGTCATCCATGCAGTTGGCGTCGGCTCCTCTGGCTTAGCCGATTTCTCCAAGCATCTCAACTTCGTTCTTGTGTTTCagctcccccctcccaatgaccaaaaaaaaagataaaaGGAGAGGTGCACGCGGCGAGctagcagcgccggcactgGCGCcccccgccacacacacacacacatacacacacaaaatgCGCTGTCAGATGTCACCTGCTACGTGTGTAGGACACGACGCCAACACGGTAAGTCAATGCATATAAAGccccgcagcgcctgcgctgcgGACACGTCAGCGGTCCGCCGAACAAGTAATAGAGAATGGAAATAAAGGCGGTAaggagaggcgcagcacacaAATGAAAGCCCAACCTGTCCGTGACGCTGCACCTCCCGCCTCCGCTTCAGCGCGTGAGCTGTTGGTGTGGCCCTccgtgtctgtctctgttTCGCAGGACCACGACACGGTGCCACATATATAAGTCAGCGATAGACAGTGAGAGATCAAAGGTCTGTGGCGCATGAAGCGGTGGAAGGGGTGACCGCCATGTCATGCATGGCAGCCCCTCCTCAACAGAAGGAAGCCGCAGGACATGAAAGCTCGGCTCCTCACAGAGgtgcgtgcttgcgcgtAGCTGCCGGTACCCCGCCGCCTGCTCAGCTGCTTCGATTCCTTGCTGCCTTCTGTTCCTGAGCATTCTCACGAAAGGCCTTCAGCACCCGTAGTTGCATCCGCACTTTTCCCACGGTGTCCCGAAGCGTGGGGCAGACGTGCTGCTtcagcgccagctgcagtgccgcctcctcctccgtgtccACCACTGGCAGCGGGGGCGGAATCTCCCTCTCGACAACGCCAATCCTGCGCAGCACAAAgccgaggagaagcggcacaacgccgagggcgagggaCGTCACCCACGAGGCTAGCGGGAGAGGCACGCACTGCATGAGGGTGCCGCCGTACTGAACGCTGACGATTTGAATGACAAACATCGTCCCGACAACGGTGATGAACATCGGAGCATTGCCCAGGTTGTGCCAGAAGGCCACGGAGTCGTCGAGGATGCGGGCGTTGAACTCGTTGCTCAGCTGCATCAGAACAAAGACGTTGAAGATGAGGGTGTGCAACTCCTCAGAGTCTCGCACAGCGAGTCCCAGAGTGTTGGCGCCGCCCAAGAGCAGGTACTGCTGGATGAGAATCTGGTAGAGGGACTGGCCGGCAATATTCAGCCACATACGGCGGGTGATGAGCGGGGCCGCCTTCGGCTTTGGCGGCCGCAGGAGCACCTCGTCCGACGGCGTCtccgtcgccagcgccaaGGCGGCCAGCGTATCCATGATTAGGTTCACCCACAGGAGCTGCACCGGCTTCAGCGGGGAATCGCCGTTGCGGTCCAGGAGCGCGCCAGTGAACGAGaccacgacggcggccacgTTCACGGTCATTTGGAACTGAAGAAACTTGCAGATGTTGTCGTGCACGTTACGACCCCACTTCATTGCGGTCACGATGGTGCTGAAGTTGTCGTCCAGGATGACGACGTCAGAGGCGAGCTTTGCGACCTCGGTGCCGGAGTTCATGGAGAACCCGACGTTGGCGCCTTtcagcgccggcgcgtcgttggtgccgtcgccggtgaccgccaccacctcgccgcgCTTCATCAAGGCTGAGACGAGGATGTGCTTGTCCATCGGGGATGCGCGGGAGATGACCTGCAGACGGGGCAGAATGGCATTCAGCTTTCGCGCGCTCTTCGCAAGTTCGCGGAACTGCGGCCCCTCCAGCGCCAGCCCCTGCTCCCCTTCCGCAGGCCCGAACCAGACCTTGCCGTAGATGCCCACCTCCTTGGCAATGCTCACAGCTGTGGCTTTGTTGTCGCCAGTGATCATGCGCACAACTACGCCGGCCCGACGGCACTGCGCCACAGCCCTAGGCACCTCGAGGCGCACCGGATCGCGAATTCCTACGATGCCCACCAACGTCAACCCCGCTAGCTGTGTATCATCTGCCAGAAaaggcgacgacggcgcagcgccgccctcaTCGCTGTTGCTGGAGTCCTGCGGTGTGGCGCTGTAGTCGGCCGACAGAGGATAGTCTGCGTAGGCGATGGCAAGCGTGCGTAGCTGACGACGCGCCATGGCCATGATGgcctcctccagccgcacgcgcacttcGTGGGAGAGACCAACGCGCTCGCCCTGCGCAtcgtacgtgtgtgtgcactcgGCCAGGATCAGTTCGCTCGCCCCCTTTACGTAGTATCGTACCAGCTTCTCCGGTCGCAGCAccaacgccgtcgccatccGCTTGCGCGCCGAGGTGAAGGGGTAGATGCGGAGATCCTTAGTGAaagtcgctgcagcggccacgACGTTGCTGCTCGTCCCCGCCAGCCCCGTAGGCCACGGCACCAGCGAGAACGGAGACGACGGTGTACGCATCGCCTCCTCATTGAGCCTCGACAgccgctcgctgcgcagctgcatcgGGTCTTCGCCCAGCGCATCCACAAagttcagcagcgcctgctccgTTTTGCTGCCAGTGAGCCTCACCGTCGCCTGCTTCGCTTCGAGCGACTCCACCCGGACCCAGGTAGCCTTGGTGTTCATGGCGATGCACTCCATGAGAAGCCGGCGCACACCAGCggcctgcgcgccgccgagaGCCGCAGACACGTCCATGGGCGTGGacgtctgcagcagcggtgacggtgaGGCCAGTGTACCGCTGTTCACCTTCTCATCCTCTCCGGCGAAGGTGGACGGCTTGCGGGGCACCACATACGCAACACCGTACGCCGTCACTCCGTCAGTCACGGACATGTCGTTCTGGGTTATGGTGCCGGTCTTGTCGGTGCAGATTGTGGTCGCGCCACCCATGGTCTCACAGGCCGCTAGGTGCCGAACGAGGTTGTTCTCCTTGAACATCTGCTTCATGCTGTAGGCGAGTGCAATGGTGacggagagcggcagcccttccggcaccgccacgaccACGATCGTCACCGCCGTCATCAAGTTATCGAGGTACTTCTTGTAGCCGAACGGGTGCTTGCGGTAGACAACCGTGTCCAGAAGCTCCTTGCCACTGAGCAGCACCAACATGAGCCCGGCGGCGACCATGCCCATGTAGCCGATGAGGTTCGCAAGCTCTTCAAGcttgtgctgcagcggtgtctcctccttcgcctcccgCACGTGCATTGCGATGTGTCCGGCAAAGGAGTGCACGCCAACCCCCATAACGAGGATCGTACCCTCGCCCTCCGTAACGTTCGAGCCTGAGCGGAGCACAAAGTCGCCGTGCGCCGACTTGGCCACATCGTCGTTCTCGCCTGTCGCGGCAGACTCGTCAACCTTCAGCGAGGTGCTCCGCAGGACGAGGCCATCTACCGTCAGCACGTCACCCGCAGCAACATTGAGCAGGTCGCCGGAGAGCAGCTCCTTGTCCGTGATGTCCAGTGTGGTGCCGGAGCGGACCACCTGCACCTTCACCGGCGGTGTGGCCTTGCTCAGCTCCTTGAACTTCTGCTCCTTCTGGTAGTTGTTGATGCTGCTGACAAGAGTAACAATGGTGACGGAGAGCAGGATGGCGGTGCCCTCGATCCAACCGTGGGCGTAGTCCACAAGCCCCGTGTCCTGATCCGGCACTGTTAGCCCCAGCACAAGCGAGACCACCGCACTGACGATTAGGATCTGAATCATGCGGTCCTCGAGCGACTCCCAGACCATGTCCATGAACGacgtctcctccgcctctggCAGCTCATTAGCGGAGAACCACTCGCGACGCTGCGTGATTGCCTTCTTGTCGTTGTTGTCGATGCCATGCGCAAGGTCAGTCTTGAGCTGCGAGGCGAGTCCCTTGAGCCCGCCGATGCTGGCGAGCCGTTTTGTTGCGTCATGACCTCCATCGCTGATGAGCTCATGCAGTGTTTCGGGGCTGATGGCGAATGCGCTCTCCGACCCTGCCTTGCTCGAGCCCCTTGAAGAGGGCGCGGGCTGGCGAGCACATCTCTCCCCCACGGACAGCTTCACTGCACTGCTCATGCGGCTGTCGCTACTCCGCCAAGTCAGGGGTGTCTGTcgggcggggagaggggttGCGCTGGGGtacaagaagaaaaaaaagatgatTAGCGGACGAGAGCGAAGCGACACCGACGAGAGTAACAACTCAAATCAAGAGTGAGGGCAATGCATGTATGCATGTAGATACAGATATATAGGTATGCATATATATTtatatacgtatatataATGAAtatgggtgtgtgtgtacaaCTTCCAAAGGCTGGGAGAGATACGAAGAGGCAAAGGTAGCAGTGGAACGCACAACATCGCCaacagaagagagaggcgaagtGGGGCACATATATGCCGGCAGTGCGTGACGACCTCGCTCACGctctccacacacgcacacacctgtgtgtgcgtcctTGTGCGACAACGGTGAAAGGTTATAACGAGCGAGGGGACACtccgcagaggaggaggagcaagagTGCGCTCTGGCCCACAACAGTCTCTCGCCACTTCCCTGTCGCCACCACAGCGAACAGGACTCtctcgccgcaccgccacagcaacgcgaCGCACTGgcgcgcgcctgcacacCTGTGTTTCCCATCTCCTTGGCACCCACTGCCCTGCACATGGGCTGTATCGCTGAGCCTCGAAGTCGTCGTCGGGGTAGCTTgtcccctccttctcccctcttcgccctctctcccttgtcCACTTTATcacacgcgccgccgtggaAGTCGCGCCCCTCCTCACAGGAAGCGGCCGCGAGAAGGACGGTGGGAGCCGAGGGGGGCGAGGCGCAAGGAAAGAGTCACCCgcatagacacacacacacacacacacacacacgggcgcCGATGATGCGCATGCGTCCGGTAAAGACACACGGCACCAAAATCAGAAATACAGCTGAAAAGAATAAGAGACGTGATGACGAACAAGCAAAATGCCAGCGTGAGAGCCGAAAGGAATAGAGCAGGCtaaagaggggag includes the following:
- a CDS encoding putative P-type ATPase; its protein translation is MSSAVKLSVGERCARQPAPSSRGSSKAGSESAFAISPETLHELISDGGHDATKRLASIGGLKGLASQLKTDLAHGIDNNDKKAITQRREWFSANELPEAEETSFMDMVWESLEDRMIQILIVSAVVSLVLGLTVPDQDTGLVDYAHGWIEGTAILLSVTIVTLVSSINNYQKEQKFKELSKATPPVKVQVVRSGTTLDITDKELLSGDLLNVAAGDVLTVDGLVLRSTSLKVDESAATGENDDVAKSAHGDFVLRSGSNVTEGEGTILVMGVGVHSFAGHIAMHVREAKEETPLQHKLEELANLIGYMGMVAAGLMLVLLSGKELLDTVVYRKHPFGYKKYLDNLMTAVTIVVVAVPEGLPLSVTIALAYSMKQMFKENNLVRHLAACETMGGATTICTDKTGTITQNDMSVTDGVTAYGVAYVVPRKPSTFAGEDEKVNSGTLASPSPLLQTSTPMDVSAALGGAQAAGVRRLLMECIAMNTKATWVRVESLEAKQATVRLTGSKTEQALLNFVDALGEDPMQLRSERLSRLNEEAMRTPSSPFSLVPWPTGLAGTSSNVVAAAATFTKDLRIYPFTSARKRMATALVLRPEKLVRYYVKGASELILAECTHTYDAQGERVGLSHEVRVRLEEAIMAMARRQLRTLAIAYADYPLSADYSATPQDSSNSDEGGAAPSSPFLADDTQLAGLTLVGIVGIRDPVRLEVPRAVAQCRRAGVVVRMITGDNKATAVSIAKEVGIYGKVWFGPAEGEQGLALEGPQFRELAKSARKLNAILPRLQVISRASPMDKHILVSALMKRGEVVAVTGDGTNDAPALKGANVGFSMNSGTEVAKLASDVVILDDNFSTIVTAMKWGRNVHDNICKFLQFQMTVNVAAVVVSFTGALLDRNGDSPLKPVQLLWVNLIMDTLAALALATETPSDEVLLRPPKPKAAPLITRRMWLNIAGQSLYQILIQQYLLLGGANTLGLAVRDSEELHTLIFNVFVLMQLSNEFNARILDDSVAFWHNLGNAPMFITVVGTMFVIQIVSVQYGGTLMQCVPLPLASWVTSLALGVVPLLLGFVLRRIGVVEREIPPPLPVVDTEEEAALQLALKQHVCPTLRDTVGKVRMQLRVLKAFRENAQEQKAARNRSS